GGCGTTTTCCGTCCCGCCCGCGCCCGGTCCGCCTGCGGACACGGGCGTCCTTGTTTCCAGAAAAAAACCTCCCCAAAGCCGGCGGCAGCGCGGGCTGCTGAGCCGTTTGCTCCAATGTTGCGCGGGCGTGAGCGTAACGCGAATGCCGCCACGCTCCGGGTCGCCGCCGAGCTCCGCCGTCTCCCACCAGTCGAGTTCGCGGATGCGCGCGTCCGCGAAACCGGCGCGCCGGAACAAATCCCGATGCCCGAGCGGGGCGAACGCCGCCGGTGCGTCGCGCCGCGCCAGCCGCCGCAGCGTCGCAAGGTCGCAGTGGTCGTAGTGATCGTGGCTGAGGAGGACGGCGTCGATGCGCGGCAGCGCGTCAAACGCGATTCCCGGCGCATGCACGCGCCGCGGCCCGAGCAGCCCGAAGGGGCCGCAATGCCGCGAATAAACCGGATCGAGCAGCAGATTCACGCCGCCGGTTTGCAACAGGAAGCTGGAATGATTGATCCAGGTTGCCGTGACTGCCGGGGCTTTTGCCGCGCCCGTTGCCGTGCCGGATGGAGACGCGGCTACCACCGGGGGAGCGTCAATCCAGCGCGGCCAGGTCGCGACCTCATGCCGCGAGAATTTCCACCGCAGAATCTCCCGCCACCGCACCAGCGACGGCGCGCCCGGCGTGAAAAACGTTTTTCCATTAAAATGGTCGGAAGATGGAAAAGACACGCCCGCCTCCAATAGGCATATTGCGAGCCGAGGCAATGTTTCCCGGCGGCGGCGGGTGCCGGCGGGTGCAACTCAAAGTGATGTCACCGCCGGAATCTTTCTCTTTCTTCTTTCCTCTTTATCTTTCTCCCTGCTCGTTCCTGACGAAAGAGTTCCGAGCGAAGCGAGAAGCCTGACAGGATAAAGAGGAAAGAAGAAAGATGGAATGACACGACTTTGAGTCACTCTTGGTGCCGGCGAACAGCGTCCGGCTGTCCCGCCCCTTTATTTCCCGAAAAAATTGTGTGGCTTCGCCGCGCCGCATTCGCGAATCTGGCTGTCCTTATGAATCCTGTTCTGAAGCTGTTACTCGAAGACGGCAGCCTCACCACGGCGCAAATGGCGCAGGTGGCGGGGCTCTCCGTCGGCCAAGTCGAACAGCACCTGGAACAGTTGAAGAAAGATAAAATCTTCCTCGGCTGGCGTCCGGTGCTCGATCTCTCCAAAGAGGCCGCCGCCGCCGCATCCGTGCGCGCCGTCATCGAGGTCAAGGTGACCCCGGAGCGCGGAGGCGGATTCAACCGCCTGGCCGAGCGCATCGCGAAATTCGACGAGGTCGAGTCGTGTTACCTCATGTCGGGCGCCTATGATCTGCTCGTGTTCGTGCGCGGCGGGTCGCTGCAGAAAGTGGCTGCGTTTGTGTCGGAAAAACTCTCCACCATCGAGGGCGTGCTCTCGACGGCGACGCACTTCATGCTGCGTTGCTACAAGGAGCAGGGTTTCCTGCTGGAAGAAACCGAGGACAATCACTCCCGCCTCAACGTCTCTCCCTGACGCGCAACCGCAACCCCTTCACAGGAGCACCATCCCAATGAGCACCGACCCGAAAAAATGGGTGGCGGGCCACGTCGCCTCGCTGCCCAAAAGCGGCATCCGTGATTTCTTCGAACTCGTCGCCAAGATGAAAGGCCAGGACGTGATTTCGCTCGGCGTGGGCGAGCCCGATTTCGTCACGCCGTGGCACGTCCGCGAGGCCGCCATCTACGCGCTCGAACGCGGAAAAACCTACTACACCTCGAACCTCGGCCTGATCGAACTGCGCCGCGCCATCGCGAGCTACGTCGCCGAACACTTCGCCGTCGATTACCGCCCGGAGGACCAGATCCTCGTGAGCGTGGGCGTAAGCGAGGCGCTCGACCTCGCCTTCCGCGCGTTCTGCAACCCGGGCGACAAGGTGATGTTTCACCAGCCCTGCTACGTGTCCTACCATCCGAGCATCACGCTCGTGCACGGCCAGAGCATCGCCGTGCCGACCTTCGCCAAGGACAACTTCGCCCTCACCGCCGGCGCGCTCCGCGCCGCCTGGCAACCCGGCGCGAAAATCCTCATGCTGAATCTCCCGTGCAATCCCACCGGCGGCACCTGCACGCGCGAGCAGCTCGAAGCCATCGCCGCCTTCGCCCGCGAAAAGGACCTGCTCGTCCTCAGCGACGAAATCTACTCCGAGCTCACCTTCGAGGGCACGCACACCAGCATCGCCAGCCTGCCGGGCATGGCCGAACGCACGATCTTCCTGCACGGCTTTTCGAAGGCCTTTGCGATGACCGGCTGGCGCATCGGCTACGCCTGCGGCCCCGCGCCGCTCATCGACGCGATGATGAAAGTGCACCAGTATACGATGATGTGCGCGTCCATCATCGCGCAGGAAGGCGCGATCGAAGCCCTGCAACGCGGCTGGGACAACGTCTGCCGCATGCGCGAGCAATACCACCGCCGGCGCGACCTCATCGTGCGCCGCCTCAACGCAGCCGGCCTCGCGTGCCATTCGCCGCGCGGCTCGTTCTACGCGTTCCCCGATGTCGCCGTCACCGGCCTCACGGAAAAGGAATTCGCCGTCGGCCTGCTCGAGCAGGAAAAGGTCGCCGTCGTCCCCGGCGCGGCCTTCGGCGCCAACGGCGCCGGCCACGTCCGCGCCTGTTTCGCGACCGCCTACGACCAGATCATCGAGGCCTGCGACCGCATCGAACGCTTCGTCCAAAAAATCAGGAAGTAGGGGTGTCGCTTGCGACGCCCGTCGCGGCTGTGTCATTCCGCCGACATGCAAACCTCCAGCTTAATCCCATGAAATCAAAAATACTTCTCACCGGCCTTGTGTGCCTCCTGCTCGCAAACAGCACGCCCGCACGCGACGACGATTTGTTAATCGATTCCAAGAACATTTTGGATGGCGAATTCATTGTGGTAATAAAACGCGGCCAGGACGACGCCCACGCCGTGATGGGAGGCTCCGGTATAAAGCTCTCTGCCATAAAAGAAATGCTGCAAACCACCAAAGAGTTGTCGCAACAAGTGAACAGGCTTGAAAAAATGCTACCAGGAGACGGGGAGCTGATTCCGCAAATCTCGCCGCATTCCGGAGACGGCCCAATAGTGGTAACTAACTATAATGGGAGATATTATGAAATAAGACGATCTTATATAGACACCTCCGATGTGAAAAGAACGATGAGCGTCACCGAGGAATTGTCCCGCCTCGTGAATGACGAAATGCGACGCACCATCGAGTCGCAGGAACGCCGCATAGAGGAACAGGAGCGGACTCTGCGGGAATTGAAAAGCCAGATGGAGGAGCTGAGAAAAAACCAAAAATAATACTATTCCCCAACGAAAACCCGGCTCCAATATATTCTCTTGGTCAGGGGGTTCTGGCCCGGCCATCCAAGAGTCCAAATTCATTTCAAACCCACCCGCTCAACGGGCTTCGCAAGCGAAGCCCCTACATTTACCATGCAAAGCGCAGCCATCGTCGGGCGACCCAATGTCGGCAAAAGCCGTCTCTTCAACCGGCTTGCCCGCCGGCGCATCTCCATCGTGCACGACCAGCCCGGCGTCACCCGCGATGTGATCTCCACGGAAATCGCGGAGGAGGGCGCCCTTCCCTACCGCCTCCTCGACACCGGCGGACTCGGCCTCAAGGGCGGCGAAACACCCGCCCAGCTCATCGCCGCCTCCGAGCGCCAGGTCTCCTTCGCCATCGACACCGCCGACCTCATCCTCTTCGTGCTCGACGGCCTCGAGGGGCTCACCGCGCTCGACACCCGCGTCGCCGGACAACTCCGTCGCAGCAAAAAAAACGTGCTCCTCGTCGTGAACAAAGCCGATTTCGGCGAGGAAAAAATCGACCTCGCCGACGCCTACCGCCTCGGCCTCGGCGAACCCGTTTTCGTCTCCGCCGAGCACGGCCGCGGCGAAGCCGAACTCCGTGACAAAATCCAGGAACGCCTCGCCACCGCCGCCGCCGACAAAGGAGCGCGGGCTTTCCAGCCCGCGGCGCACGCCGATGCCGACGCCGACACCGACGACGCCCCCCTCACCATCTGCTTCGTGGGCCGGCCCAACGTCGGCAAATCCTCCCTCGCCAACCGCCTCCTCCGCAGCGACCGCCTCATCGTCAGCGACCATCCCGGCACCACCCGCGATGCCATCACCATTCCCTTCGAGTTCAAGGGCCGCAACGGCCGCATGTATCCCTTCAAGCTTATCGACACCGCCGGCATCCGCGCTGCCACCAAGCTTTCCTCGCCCGTCGAATACTTCTCCCGCCTCCGCTCCCTCGACGCCATCAAGGAGACCGACGTCGTCTTCCTCGTCCTCGACGCCATCGACGGCGTCACCCAGCAGGACAAGGCCATCGCCGGCGAAGCCCTCAAGGAGCGCAA
This genomic stretch from Termitidicoccus mucosus harbors:
- a CDS encoding MBL fold metallo-hydrolase; the protein is MSFPSSDHFNGKTFFTPGAPSLVRWREILRWKFSRHEVATWPRWIDAPPVVAASPSGTATGAAKAPAVTATWINHSSFLLQTGGVNLLLDPVYSRHCGPFGLLGPRRVHAPGIAFDALPRIDAVLLSHDHYDHCDLATLRRLARRDAPAAFAPLGHRDLFRRAGFADARIRELDWWETAELGGDPERGGIRVTLTPAQHWSKRLSSPRCRRLWGGFFLETRTPVSAGGPGAGGTENAAARRVYFAGDSGYHAAIFRDIGARLGAPDLALLPIGAYEPRWFMSPQHCNPAEAVRMHLEVGAKLSVAMHWGAFQLTDEARDEPPRALRAALREAGLPPEVFGVLEPGASVTI
- a CDS encoding Lrp/AsnC family transcriptional regulator, with product MNPVLKLLLEDGSLTTAQMAQVAGLSVGQVEQHLEQLKKDKIFLGWRPVLDLSKEAAAAASVRAVIEVKVTPERGGGFNRLAERIAKFDEVESCYLMSGAYDLLVFVRGGSLQKVAAFVSEKLSTIEGVLSTATHFMLRCYKEQGFLLEETEDNHSRLNVSP
- a CDS encoding aminotransferase class I/II-fold pyridoxal phosphate-dependent enzyme; protein product: MSTDPKKWVAGHVASLPKSGIRDFFELVAKMKGQDVISLGVGEPDFVTPWHVREAAIYALERGKTYYTSNLGLIELRRAIASYVAEHFAVDYRPEDQILVSVGVSEALDLAFRAFCNPGDKVMFHQPCYVSYHPSITLVHGQSIAVPTFAKDNFALTAGALRAAWQPGAKILMLNLPCNPTGGTCTREQLEAIAAFAREKDLLVLSDEIYSELTFEGTHTSIASLPGMAERTIFLHGFSKAFAMTGWRIGYACGPAPLIDAMMKVHQYTMMCASIIAQEGAIEALQRGWDNVCRMREQYHRRRDLIVRRLNAAGLACHSPRGSFYAFPDVAVTGLTEKEFAVGLLEQEKVAVVPGAAFGANGAGHVRACFATAYDQIIEACDRIERFVQKIRK
- the der gene encoding ribosome biogenesis GTPase Der, with the protein product MQSAAIVGRPNVGKSRLFNRLARRRISIVHDQPGVTRDVISTEIAEEGALPYRLLDTGGLGLKGGETPAQLIAASERQVSFAIDTADLILFVLDGLEGLTALDTRVAGQLRRSKKNVLLVVNKADFGEEKIDLADAYRLGLGEPVFVSAEHGRGEAELRDKIQERLATAAADKGARAFQPAAHADADADTDDAPLTICFVGRPNVGKSSLANRLLRSDRLIVSDHPGTTRDAITIPFEFKGRNGRMYPFKLIDTAGIRAATKLSSPVEYFSRLRSLDAIKETDVVFLVLDAIDGVTQQDKAIAGEALKERKPVIIVVNKWDLVRDAFAAGAHLDAIDGATAFRNERDYREKFERAVFDRLFFTPGAPLIFVSALSGYEVDRMLNAAVKLHRLVDKKIPTARLNQCIAALAERHPPPAVGGRRFRIYYATQTGNRPFRIKIFCNREEKLTESYRRYLEAGVVEEFKLGGCPVYFDLVGKTHDENRTGRYSRAKREHLARISRTQNPGDNNEPPDTPYETIED